A region of the Yarrowia lipolytica chromosome 1C, complete sequence genome:
CGCTGCCCTCCGCTATAATTATAGCTGTTATTTTGCGTCTAGGTAGTCCTCTACAGTCGCACCTCCGCATGAGCGGCACACATGAGCGGGATCGTATAAATATCTTGGGCAAGGATCACAACCTGCACGGAAGCCGAAATTGTGTAGTTTTGTACGATACTGGGTGAATTGTTGGGTACATATTATGTGGTAGTGGGTCACCGTGACGGTGCCTTGCCACCATTCAAGGGAACTGTGTGTTCATTATTGTATGAGGCAAGCCGAGGTCTCAGGAACACTCCGAATAAGTTGATTGGGGTGACTACtgagtatgtatgtactgtacatactgtacgatactcgtAGCGAACAGTAGCTAGTCAGTAGTTAGTCAGTAGCTAGTTACATCCAATTACCACAAATGTAGGTCACAGAAGTTCTTGACACATAATAAAGCAATCAACTGCATGTAACACGTCATTCAAGATACCAAAAATATCGATTCAAGCGTCCAGTCAGTATCATAGATATCACTTGACGCATGGTGCGGAAGTCACGGGCAAAACGCAATcccctacttgtaggtaaGACATGACAAACCGGCTGTTTTTGGATAGAATTTTCGTCAGAGTGCAGTTTCAGTCCGATTGCTACTGCCAACCTATTTTCCTTCTCTCAAAGCTGCTCAAATGCTGCTCTGAGGCTCCTGTCTTCTCCGGTCAAAAAACAGGGCTGGCCCAAACCGTCCCATTCAATTAGCGTTACGAGTCTAGACTGCGGGCGACGCATGGGGATATTTTGTAGAAGGGTGTGTGACGTCGATTGACAAGAGCGTTTCTATTCTTGAAGAAGCTGCAAATAATATAATATCGCAGCAAGCAACCCACGCCACGGTGGAACGTGTCAGAAGATTATGTGAGCGTGAGCTTTGGGGAGCAGGGGCAACGTGTTGATCGTCGGTCCTGGCCTATCGTCatggtgtggttgtgtcTCCAGTGTTGtgtaaaagtacatactgtatgtatgttTTGTCTCGTTCCGGATCTTCtctgctacttgtaggtagAGTGTACTCCTACAGTATTGTAGGATTTTGTCACCAACTATCGCGTTTGCCCCATTGACTCATGCCAATATATGCACTCAGACTCCGCTTCCGTCCAAGGGTTTGCTTCTATTTTCTTCTCCCCTCCTTCGCTGCCTTGCGAGCTGCGGCTGTTGAATATTATGTCCTTCTGCGATGGTATTCCAGAGTCGGTCTTACAGTAGCGGGGAAGGCGGCAATGTGACACTGAAGAGAGTATCGATAGGACCGGTAGAGCGGGTAGAGTAGGGGCTCTGTCGAAAGCCACTTCAGAGCATGATTATTTGCGGGTGGTAGCCTAGCCTCGTATTGAGAGTGTCTAAGGTGGCCTTCTAAGGCCATTGTGTTTTTCATGGTCCGGATTCATGGGTGAGTACATAAGTGTGGGGAAGTGAAAAACGATCACCAGTCAATCACCGTCAATCGCTCGTCGCATTGGGCAAATCCAGATCCTCTCCCACCCCAATCTTGTCATTCTTTGACGTTTGCGCATTCCTATCGCTTCCAATCCCGGTGCTACCCTGAGCAACCACATGTGGCATGTATCTCACTATCCCATTAATCCACTTTGGGACGAGCAATTGCCAAAAAGAGGTGCGTCCCTCAAGTGTGAAACTGAAACACCGTGTAGACCGAGCAAGAGCTTTTAGACAGTCAGAAGCTCCCCTGGCCACCCTGAGCCCGCGTAGACCACAAACATCAGCTGGAGCCGTCCATATGACTGCCACTACTGCCTCACGCCCTCCGCAAACAAAATATTTTTAGGGACTTGCCTCACGCTGTTTCATGGGGCTTTAAGGAGCTCTTCAGTTGTCCCAACTAAAGTATAGGAGTATCAGGGCAGCCTTAGTTCATGCACCACCAAGCTTTATCAGCGCACCCACAGAGATAGAAGAGCGGTATCAGTGAACCAATGAAAAACCGTAGATAGCGCCCCAAAAggcacaaacacaagacGAGAGCTAGGCTCCCTCGGTCACATATACAAGCCCCATATTTCATATCCACTGCAAACCTGCCCCATCGTCCATTCATCCAGACTACGTTGAGGTTGCCCCTGATTAGCTTTGGTCCAAGGGGCAGACGGACAAAGACTGCGGGGTGGAATATTATCAGCTTCTTTGAGGCCTTGTGGCAAGATATTTTTTGGGCCTGGTATCGAAAATGCCACTACAAATACATATAGCCGGCCCAGGATTGTGGCCTTTCTCTTAGCATCAACTCATGACAACCTTCTATCTCGGCTACTCCAAAAAGTCCATCACCAGCAACTCGTCGTCCGTCATCTCATCTGTGTACAACTCGTCCGACGAGTTTCAAGATGCTGAGCGCGCCTGGGATCCAACCGACCACCTAGTCAACGTCGTGACGCGTCGAGGAGACCCCCGAGACAGAGCTGCTCCCACAACTCCGGTTCTTAGTCGTAGTACTAGTGCGGTCGATGCTGCGGATGCTGCAGCTGCAACCATCAAGGCTCTAGACACATCCAAGTGTGCAGTGTTACCCTCGGATCAGGTCGCTGATCGAGCTCCTCCCCGAACTCGGGCTCCTCACCACATCTCTCTCCCTTGCAGTAACACCTTCATGGCTCACGGGCTACCTACCTGTGACGATCTAGAGATGACCAAGGAGTTTGATTTCGCTGCCAAGCCTGCATCCACGCAAAAAAACTTGCCCAAGGCACCTCTCGATTTTCTCGTTCAacggcctccttctcccccTTATTCTCATGTTTCTGTGCCCCAGAATTCTCCTTTGAGCGGTACGGGGACGCCTTCCACTCATGGAGTTCTCAAGACCCATGATCCTGTGGCTCTGGATGAAATGCTAGAGTCTTCTTTTGCATCACACGCAgaagatgacgaagaaATGGCGGCGTTTCTGGACGACGAAGATGACTACCCTGCTTCGAAtgaggaagacgacgaggaagaggatGCAAAAGACACATTCTACATCTGCTCAGAGACCATCAAAGCTGCGCACGAGTCTGTTCTTGATCTCAGAGCTTTGTTGGAAGACAAATTCTCTCTTATTCCTGGGGAAAGTGTCGAGAGTCTGGAGAAACGAGCTCTCAGAATGGTCCATCTCGAAGAATCGTTCAGTGTTCAAGACAGCTTTGAGCCCCGCACTTTGCTGGCCGACCAGAATAGAGCCTTTATTCCCTGGAAGCCGGTAATTGAAGACCTCGAGCTCTACTTCGAGATGCGGTATCCCGATCTTCCCAAAGGAAGCAATCGGTACGAGTTCCACCGAGCTCGGCTGGTACGAAACCGAACCCGACTGCGAATTCTAGCCCAGTACGTGGctgatctggaggagaagagccGGAATCTCTGTCGGCTGTCTCGCAGCTTTTGAATTGGTGGCGCGAAGAGGTCAAACATGGCTTGGTGGCTCTGACCCACTGATAGCCAACATATTTATTGCTAATCAGATTGTAGTTTCATATAATCAAATAGAGAAAGAATGAAGAAGTAAATATTTACAACTGATGTATCGTTGGAAGAGCAAGGACCTTTGTAACTTGTTCATAAGGCCACTGCCACTGGGCAGAATACAATCTTCATCAACACTTATTGACACTGATCTACTTGAATGATATCACAGAAACACTTTGACGCTTTAGGAACCCGCCGGAAAGGATTCCAAATGCAAACTCCACAAAGGAAACATTATCCTGGATTATGCTCTGTAGCGGTTCGAAATTACGACACATTATTACAagggtttttttttttttttttttttttttttgacaaGACCGACAAGTTGTCAAATGGGGGCTTGTGGGAAAGGGGGAAAGTATTATATATTAATATTTTGGGTCTTTTGAGTGTTCCGGAAGTGTGcagaaataaaaaaagagtGGACAGGAGTCGTCCATGCTGAAACTTGTTGTGAGACAATGGTCCAACCAAATATGAACCAGAGACGGCTTGCTCATTCAGTCATGGTGCTTACTTGGTCTTAGTAGTAGAAACGGGCTGATTAAGCTTGGCAATATCTCTGAGCTTTCGATGGGgcagcttcttggagaTGCTCTTTGATCGATACAGCAGCACCAGACCGACAGTGACCCAAATGGCATGCCAGCCTCCAAACCACCAGTTGACGTAGATCTCAAACAGGACGAAGAAGGGCACGTGAGCAAAGATCAGGAAGacgttgtcgttgttgtcgAGCTGAGAGGCTGAGAAGCAGTACAGCAGTAGCTGGGCGAAGGCAACGGTGGGCATCAGGTTGTGTTCatctctggagaagacggcACAGAAGAAACCGCAGAGGAATGAAacagagatggagatcaGGCCCCAGAATTGCAGGTTCTCGGACTTTTTTCGCTGCGCAAGCACTTGATCGGAGTCGGccattgtgtgttgtgtCCTGGAGTGCGGTGGTGAAAAGTGTCGATGGCTGGAAATCAAATCTATGCATGCAGCATGCACGCCAACTACAAAATAAGCAGAATAGGCGCACCACGTGGGAATAGTCACGTGCGTGATTTATGAAACTAATTGAGGTATTTACGGGGTTTAAGTGATATCTTAATGCTTTTAACGAGCACTGTTGCCCATGAGTACCGGTATTGTCCCTGGATGTTCCCTTGGGTGGGTATATTTTTAGTGCCACTAAAATTGCGTGCATTGTCACATATTGGAAGTACAAGCAGAAAGGGATACAAAAGAGTGGTCCAAAATATTGCACACTAGTCATACAGATTTTAGTGCGATACCGTATAGACGACAAAAGGGAATTTACAGATGGAAGAGCAGCAATAAAGTGAACGACGACGTGAATATGACTTATCACTGactttttttatatttttgAGTGCAAGGCGATCGATCTTCAAACATGTTGGTCTGATGCCAACCATCATTGTTTGGGGGACCCGAATACGAAGGCTTGTAGCTGGGAGTTTGGAGGGTTTAAAACGGGCCAAGGCACGGGAATACCTGCACGCTACATCGCCGTTGAGGTTTGGACGTTTCCTAGAGGTTAGTCGGTTGTTAGCTCGGTTATTGGTGGGTTATTTAGCATGTGCTAAATACTTAGAGTGTAAACCAAATAGTTGATCTGTTAAGTAACAAGTCCGGGATTGAAGAATAAGGCTAAAATGGCAGTGCAACAACCAATTGAATTCTAGCTGAAAGTCCGATAAGGAAAAGTGAACGCCGTGTTTCGTATATTGGGCCTTGTCATCAGAAACAACGTCAATAATTTTGTCCTATGGAGTCCTTATACGACTGCGCaatcaagtacaagtacacaccTGTACATGGCGTCTCGTGCATATGCGAGATTATGTCATTGATAGGAGGAGTGCTATGAAGTGACTATAATGAGAGATAAACAATAACTGCTTTTTTGCGGATCAGTCGCGGAGAAAGATGTACACCTTTTCTTAACCATCCCTTTTTATGCTTTAGTCGTTGCCACTCTACACCCACATTCTCCGTGATCACTGCTTACCTATTGGCTCCACACAACGCACGAACCCAATTCGGCAGCCTATGCTTGAAACACGCAACTGAGCTTTGGGCAGAGGATTGCAAGCAAGTAGAGCGTGTGAGAAAACTCGTCCTTTtccaaacgacacaaaTCAGCCAAAAGGACACGTTCCACTAAACTACCAATGTCACAAGCAACATTCGCGAAGGAGCTGACGGCCAAATTCGCGCAATTATGGACCGAAAAAACCAAACGGCCCTTGCCTCCCGTCAATCAAGCCATGATGCAGAGGCTTAGACAGGGCCAGCGCCAATCCGGGCCCAATGAGGTGTTCAGCCGAGTCTCTGCGCTCTTCAGAGACCTCTCATTGATTCCGCAGTCGTTTGAAAACGCAGAATTGCAAGATATGGCCATGGAGATATTGCCACTGGATCGTCTGTATTCTGTGGCAGAGGAGAGAGCggaagaggagggagagCGGGACAATTGGGGACTCCAGGACTACCTGATCATGGAGCTGCTTAGATGGTTCAAGCAGGACTACTTCACATGGGTCAATAGTCCTCCGTGTGAGACATGTGGAGAGAATGGAAACGTGCAGTTTGTAAGAAGGGAGAACTCGACGCCCGAAGAACAAAAGTACGATGCCAGTGGAACGGAGGTGCACCAATGCTCTAATTGTAACACGGAAATTCGATTCCCCAGGTACAATGACCTTTCCAAGTTGATGGAGACTCGAAGAGGTCGGTGTGGAGAGTGGGCAAAGTGTTTCGCATTTTTTTGTCGAGCCCTGGGACTGCGCACACGATATATTTGGAACGCGGAGGATCACGTGTGGTCGGAGGTCTATTCCGAGCGTCGAAAGGAATGGATTCATACCGACTCTTGTGAGGAGGCATGGAACAGTCCAACCATTTATTCTCAGGGCTGGGGCAAGAAGATGTCGTACGTTGTTGGATTTAGTGGAGATGGGGTGACTGATGTCACTAGAAGATATGTGCGAAAGGCAGACCAGCAACTACCTCGAACCATGGTTCCTGACGAGCAGTTCAAAACGATTCTCAACTCGATAACGTCAGATATCCGACAGAATCTCTCTCCGTcagagaaagaagagtTGAAGCGGGAAGATGAAGCggaggagagagagctTGCCAGCTACAATGCTGATGAGCCTCAAGAGGCACAAATGCCCAGACAGAGTGGAAGCGTGGAGTGGACGAAAGCTAGAGGTGAAGGAGGCTCAGACGATTAGAGAAGGATTGTGTTTGATATAACAGAAAAGAGACCCGGAACAGATAAACTGAATGTCGCATATGAATGTGTTTAAAAAAACCCATACATactactggtacagtatgtacatacagtagctacgatacttgtagcaagtCTTTCCTTTTTCTGACATCTAAAAAGCTGCATAATCGACGtgccatcacgtgaccgtaGATGTATTTGGTCTATCCATCATTACTGGAGTCACCTGTCTCATCAACCAATTTCAGCTTCCAAACGAGCAATAGCAAACTGACTATCTGGTGCGGTTGCGCTACAGTATAAATATGGAGACTGATCTTGATTAAATTTTCACCTTGAACGGCACAAAACGTCTACTATGTTTAGAAGAGCGAACTGAGTATCCACAATTGATTCTCTTTAGTTGACCTTCAAACCGTGAGATTAGGAGGCTCTTGGTCAGTGAACCAATACGTatcggtcacgtgatatagTCAATCACCTCGCTCGTGTCTTTTCTTGTCTGACGCGTCACCAAACACGTTCTCCACGTTCCCCACGTCGCACTTTTTTTATCACGATTAAGACATGTAACACATCCTGATAAGTGGAACTCTAATATGGTGGCGTTAAAGGGGGCTAAATGAGGTGAGTATAGAAGTTTCTGGGGTCGGTTATATTGAATAAGACTCAATTGGCAAACCTTCAGGTAGCATTTTGTATTTCTACTGCGAAGCGGTTCATTAAGTCGTTCTACAGACATATATCTTAGTTCCCTTTGGTCTTACAGTTACAGCATGAGCTGTAACCTGCATGCCCCACAATAGCAAGCCAAGTGATACTACCAGAGAGCTTAGGGTTGCTGATGGCCAAAGTAAATGTGTTGGTAGATTATTGAATCGGgttctttcttctctttctcgGGCCACCGCTCGTCTTCTCGCTGTTTGTACAATCTGTACATGgatctacttgtagctacattCGGACATGttccagtacatacagcacCACCTTACCTAACTAAGACGACTTCCCCAACCTCCCAAACCTAAACTTTCGGCAGACCATCTGCATACAGCAACCACCAACAGTCTAAAGcacatcaccaacatgtTACTGACGAGCTGGGTTTCGGGGTTGCTGGCCATATCCGCCTTGGCCGACGCTCTCACCGACTCGCTGGAGACCGGGTACTCCAAACGACTAGTTCCCCCCGGACGAGGAGGCAAAAAACCCACCAAACCGGGCCAACCAGGCAAACGGCCAGACGAGTGTCCTCCGTGCTTCAACTGCTTGTTACCGGACTTTCCATGCCAGCAATTTGCCTCATGTGACCAGGCAAACGGCCGGTGCCACTGCCCTGAGGGATTCACCGGAGAGAACTGCGCTCAACCGGTATGTGGAGGCCTGGGAGAGCTCAATCGACCGGGTCGAATGGAAAACACTACCTGCGAATGCTCCGAGGGCTGGGAGGGTATTAACTGCAATCTGTGCAACCAGGACTCGGCCTGTAACAGATTCTTCCCAAAGGGCGTCAACGGAACATGCTACACTGGAGGAATACTGGTGAGAGAGAACCACCAGATGTGCGACGTGACTAACGTCAAGATTGTGGAGATCCTCAAGGGTGCCAAACCTGAGGTCACCTTCACATGTaagaaggaggatgaggaggtcGACGGAGCTGCCAATGGTACCTGTTCGTTCCAGTTCTGGGTCGACGAGGTTGAGTCATTCTACTGTGGCTTGGACGAATGTACCTTCGAAGTGAATGGAAACAACACCCTGTACAAATGTGAAAAGATCAAGTGTGCATGTGTGCCCGACCAGTTTCTGTGTGGAAAGGACGGCTCTGTGGATCTGACGGACTTTTTGAAAAACACAATCACCGGTCCCGGAGACTTTGCATGCGATATCAACAGCCAGAACTGCAAGTTCTCCGAGCCCAACATGAACTCATTGATTTCGTCTGTTTTCGGAGACAAGTACATCACTCTGGGCTGCAAATCAGCCGAATGTCTGCATGTAAGTGAGATTCCTGGCTACGATCAGCCCGACAAGGGTGTAAGcacccttctggtgtgtgctgGTCTGGCTCTCACTCTTCTATTCTTGATTGTGGCTTATGCACTTGCTCAATCATTGTTTAAGCGGTCCAATAGCCCTCTCGAGTACCTTCCAGATGCTGATGAAACCGGAAAGCTGCTGCATGACTTTGTTCCTGCCAAGCTCGAGTTTGAGGACATCTCTTATCGAGAACGAGGAGCCAACGAAGCCACTTCCAAGCCTATTCTTGACGGAGAAATCTTTGGATCTGTCAAGCCCGGAGAAGTCATGGCTATCATGGGAGGTTCCGGAGCTGGAAAGACAACTTTGCTGGACATTTTGgctcggaagaagaagagtggAAAGTTCGACGGTCGTGTTTTTGTTAACGGCTCGTCTGATTACACGGATAAGGAGTTCAAGAACATGATCGGTTTCGTTGACCAGGAAGACTGTCTGCTTCCTACTCTCACTGTCTACGAGACTGTTCTTACTTCTGCTCTCCTGCGACTTCCCAAGAACATGACCCTTCTCGGAAAGAAGATGCGTGTACTGGAGACTCTCAATGAACTTGGAATCATGCATATTCGAGACAAGCTGATTGGTTCGGAAACCAACCGAGGTATTTCTGGAGGTGAGAAGCGGCGAGTCAGCATTGCCTGTGAACTTGTGACTTCTCCCAGTATCCTCTTTCTCGATGAGCCTACTTCAGGACTAGATAGTTTCTCTGCCTTCAATGTCGTCGAGAGTTTGGTTCACCTGGCTCGAAACTACAACCGAACAGTCGTTTTTACCATTCACCAGCCCCGATCTAACATAGTCCAGCTGTTTGACAACCTCCTGATTCTATGCCAAGGCCGTCTTGTCTACTCTGGTGCGTACTTGGAATGTCAGCAGTTCTTTTCCGAAGTCGGTTACAACATTCCCAAGGGTTTCAACATTGCAGACTTCCTCATCGACCTGACCATGGAGTTGTCTTCCGGTTCAGGGGACTCTTCTCGAGCCGAGTCCGGTGCCCAGTCTCCTTCTACATCTTCCGACGACATCCATACCGTTGAGAGAACCGATTCTCAAGGCAATCTGGACACTACCAACGAGTGGCTCCATTATCAGATCCATCGGGCCGAGTTTGACGAGTCTGCCAACGCCCGAAAGCGTCGGCAGCGACAAAAGTTCGTCAAGTCGCTCGGAAGTGGAGTCCCTATGCCCGACAGAAACCTCGATGAGCTCGTCAACCTGTTCCAGACTTCTGCTCTTGCTCAGCGAATCAAGAACGGTATTCAGGAAGACATTGATCAGGCTGACCTGGAAGAAGCCGCTGATGCAGATGATAGCACTGCTGGGTTGCTCCAAAGCCGAGCCCGGTTCTTCAACAGCCGTATCTCTTTCCTGTCTCAACTCAAGATCATTGCTGGAAGAACCTTCAAGAACCTCTACAGAGACCCCATGCTTCTGCTTACACACTACATCATGGCGCTGGCACTGGGTCTGTTTTCGGGTATTGTGTACTACCAAGTGACCGACGACATTTCCGGTTTCCAGAACCGTCTCggtctcttctttttcttgctCTCCCTTTTCGGTTTCTCCACCCTGACCTCTCTCAACCTGCTGTTTGGAAACGATCGAATCATTTTCATGCGAGAACGAGCCAAGGGCTACTATCATCCTGCAGTCTACTACATTGGAAAGGTGGTATTTGACATGGTCACTCTCCGTGTCTTCCCCCCGATCATTCTCGGATCCATTTTGTATCCTCTGGTCGGCCTCAAGCCTGATTTCAACGCCTTCCTGGTATTCATTGCCACTTTGGTTCTGTTCAACCTCGGATCCTCTGCTCTCGTATTTGTGATTGGAATCACTCTGGGTGCCAACCCCGGTGTTGCCAACCTGGTTGGCATTCTTGTCATGCTCTTCAGCATGCTCTTTGCCGGTCTCTTTGTCAACCACGACAGTGTTAAAATCTGGGGCATTGATGCTCTGCAGTTCCTTTCAGTCTTCCATTACGCTTACGAGGCCATCAGTGTCAACGAGGTGAAGTACCTTACACTGATAGAGGAGAAGTACGGACTAGAAATCGAGGTGCCTGGAGCCACTGTTCTGAGCACCTTTGGATTCAACGTAAACGCAGTTTCGCGGGACCTTTTCATGCTCACAGGCTTCCTCGGCTTCATGCTGCTGGCGGGATACATTGGACTTCACTACgtgctggtggaggtgaGATAACAGACAACAGATAACAGATATGGACTTATACTATAGATAATTTATGTGAAATAATAGCTGTTACCTGTAgttgtggagatgtcgATGGCATGTGCAAGGTGATAAGATATGCGCACTTAAGGTGTGCTCAAAGGCGACATTCCCTGGATGTTGACAATTCGAGAGACTCTTCCGACTCGGTTGAAGATCTCAAGAGTACATGGGGATCTTTTCTAGATTATTAGTCTCAATATGATACAGAGATGTTTTTAATATGATTGTCGTTCAGTAGacccttgttgttgttattgGTTCAGAGACCCACAAACAGGGTCATATACTGAATTTCGATTTTACTTACATACTGATATTGTGATCAGGAATGCCCTTGTTAACCCCACGAGGGTTTCGTGAGAACGCTGAACACAGCCTGGTACCTCTAAAGTATTCCGACTGAGCCAAGGGTGCAGTATAATGCTCTAGGGATGCGTTGGTTGTTCAATTGCCAATAATTTTAGGCAATTTGAGCGGGTCGGGACCTGGAAGGGACTAATCATGTTTATACAGTAGATGTTTTGAAAGGATGGCCTTCGTATTTTTATAATCCAAGAAGACTGCAAATGGAGTCTGGGCAAGAGTAGGATTGTACATTCCTCTCAGCAGAGTAAATTAGTCCCTCAGAATGGAGACTGGCGGTTCGTCACCCACGTCAAGGTTTTCCATCAACAGGTAGAAATGGCTGTATTGGTGGTATTGCATACTGGCGGAGTAATATTTAGCAATTTGgctgtacttttactttCAACCGCAAGCCCACTTCAATTGGAAACACTTCTTCCAGAGCTGAAGTCTCAGAGGCGGCTACTCAAACAGGATGCCATTCTGTGAGGGGTTCGGGTTTCGCCTCCAGCGATGAGTTATAGACCATCTGATCAAGCTTCTACAAGTggaagtacttgtactggttgGATACACCGGCAGGGTTGCATAAGCAGGGCTGGCAAGCCTCTCTTTACACGAAACATTGGAAGCAGCACACGGCATAAAGACACACGGCAAGACCATACTGAGCTTCAGCTCAACAGAAACGGACCCCTTGGTATAGAAATAGGCTCACCGGAAGCTGCCAT
Encoded here:
- a CDS encoding uncharacterized protein (Compare to YALI0C23540g, no similarity); this encodes MADSDQVLAQRKKSENLQFWGLISISVSFLCGFFCAVFSRDEHNLMPTVAFAQLLLYCFSASQLDNNDNVFLIFAHVPFFVLFEIYVNWWFGGWHAIWVTVGLVLLYRSKSISKKLPHRKLRDIAKLNQPVSTTKTK
- a CDS encoding uncharacterized protein (Compare to YALI0C23562g, similar to uniprot|Q02890 Saccharomyces cerevisiae YPL096w PNG1 protein with de-N-glycosylation function, similar to Saccharomyces cerevisiae PNG1 (YPL096W); ancestral locus Anc_8.575) — protein: MSQATFAKELTAKFAQLWTEKTKRPLPPVNQAMMQRLRQGQRQSGPNEVFSRVSALFRDLSLIPQSFENAELQDMAMEILPLDRLYSVAEERAEEEGERDNWGLQDYLIMELLRWFKQDYFTWVNSPPCETCGENGNVQFVRRENSTPEEQKYDASGTEVHQCSNCNTEIRFPRYNDLSKLMETRRGRCGEWAKCFAFFCRALGLRTRYIWNAEDHVWSEVYSERRKEWIHTDSCEEAWNSPTIYSQGWGKKMSYVVGFSGDGVTDVTRRYVRKADQQLPRTMVPDEQFKTILNSITSDIRQNLSPSEKEELKREDEAEERELASYNADEPQEAQMPRQSGSVEWTKARGEGGSDD
- a CDS encoding uncharacterized protein (Converted to coding from non-coding YALI0C23584g, similar to uniprot|P25371 Saccharomyces cerevisiae YCR011c ADP1 ATP-dependent permease frameshift), with amino-acid sequence MLLTSWVSGLLAISALADALTDSLETGYSKRLVPPGRGGKKPTKPGQPGKRPDECPPCFNCLLPDFPCQQFASCDQANGRCHCPEGFTGENCAQPVCGGLGELNRPGRMENTTCECSEGWEGINCNLCNQDSACNRFFPKGVNGTCYTGGILVRENHQMCDVTNVKIVEILKGAKPEVTFTCKKEDEEVDGAANGTCSFQFWVDEVESFYCGLDECTFEVNGNNTLYKCEKIKCACVPDQFLCGKDGSVDLTDFLKNTITGPGDFACDINSQNCKFSEPNMNSLISSVFGDKYITLGCKSAECLHVSEIPGYDQPDKGVSTLLVCAGLALTLLFLIVAYALAQSLFKRSNSPLEYLPDADETGKLLHDFVPAKLEFEDISYRERGANEATSKPILDGEIFGSVKPGEVMAIMGGSGAGKTTLLDILARKKKSGKFDGRVFVNGSSDYTDKEFKNMIGFVDQEDCLLPTLTVYETVLTSALLRLPKNMTLLGKKMRVLETLNELGIMHIRDKLIGSETNRGISGGEKRRVSIACELVTSPSILFLDEPTSGLDSFSAFNVVESLVHLARNYNRTVVFTIHQPRSNIVQLFDNLLILCQGRLVYSGAYLECQQFFSEVGYNIPKGFNIADFLIDLTMELSSGSGDSSRAESGAQSPSTSSDDIHTVERTDSQGNLDTTNEWLHYQIHRAEFDESANARKRRQRQKFVKSLGSGVPMPDRNLDELVNLFQTSALAQRIKNGIQEDIDQADLEEAADADDSTAGLLQSRARFFNSRISFLSQLKIIAGRTFKNLYRDPMLLLTHYIMALALGLFSGIVYYQVTDDISGFQNRLGLFFFLLSLFGFSTLTSLNLLFGNDRIIFMRERAKGYYHPAVYYIGKVVFDMVTLRVFPPIILGSILYPLVGLKPDFNAFLVFIATLVLFNLGSSALVFVIGITLGANPGVANLVGILVMLFSMLFAGLFVNHDSVKIWGIDALQFLSVFHYAYEAISVNEVKYLTLIEEKYGLEIEVPGATVLSTFGFNVNAVSRDLFMLTGFLGFMLLAGYIGLHYVLVEVR
- a CDS encoding uncharacterized protein (Compare to YALI0C23518g, no similarity) produces the protein MTTFYLGYSKKSITSNSSSVISSVYNSSDEFQDAERAWDPTDHLVNVVTRRGDPRDRAAPTTPVLSRSTSAVDAADAAAATIKALDTSKCAVLPSDQVADRAPPRTRAPHHISLPCSNTFMAHGLPTCDDLEMTKEFDFAAKPASTQKNLPKAPLDFLVQRPPSPPYSHVSVPQNSPLSGTGTPSTHGVLKTHDPVALDEMLESSFASHAEDDEEMAAFLDDEDDYPASNEEDDEEEDAKDTFYICSETIKAAHESVLDLRALLEDKFSLIPGESVESLEKRALRMVHLEESFSVQDSFEPRTLLADQNRAFIPWKPVIEDLELYFEMRYPDLPKGSNRYEFHRARLVRNRTRLRILAQYVADLEEKSRNLCRLSRSF